The DNA sequence cttttttgtgaagcgttaaattctctacacGATTATGCTATGGACTTATTGATATGAGATGCGAATGTCAagctcgaaaaataaaaaaattttttttccacgttatttaaatgggaaattaGAAAGAGGcacctctaaatattaatattaacagctCCGCTTTTAACAGGCTTATTTTCTCACCTTCCTGTGAATTTTCAGTCTGTTtttgtgttgaaaaaaaagtcaccTCAAAATGGCACACCCTAATTTACATACTCACGTACGAACATCTTCTTGAAATTGGTCACAATATCTTCTTATTATTCTAATACGTCGAGATTTGTTGTAATCTCGATTTCcaaaaatcggaccgaaattaattatttcagcaTTATTATTCGAGTAAGGCTAAAAAGCAGCAAAATAGACTATTATATTTTGgggtcataaaaaaatgatttacatCATGGCCAAGTAGAAAATCGGTGCAttggttgaccctgtgggccatcCCCAAAGTTTTCCGTTCAAAGAGCTcagaaatgtaattttaaatattttttaattgacagtAGCTTTCATGACATTGGTGTTTTCAAGCTTGAAAACGGTACGTTTTATATTggacttgaaaaattcaaaacatcaaaattgttatttttttaagcttttgtAAGATGGGCTTTCTACCTCAACTCTAAGAGGGCGCTATTCTAATTTCCCATCTGATTGacatgttaaaattttttttttcattagaagCTTAATTACTCGTAAGCtgcataatatttttgaaatccaTACATAGATCTTTAAAGCTGAATCCTCAAGCTTTCCAAAACCCTATAATTACTCAAAATTGTCGCCAATTAAagatagcaaaaaaaaaaaattaacaatttcattTCGAAATATAAAATCGATACTTTTCAGATAGCTCCAATTTacgttttaattatgaaaattataatctaaATTTTAGGGGTTTGGAAAGCTTGAGgtattagttttaaatgtatgtatgaatttcaaaaatattcagcaGCTTACGCGTAATCACACGTTTAATAAAGAATTACATTTTTACATGTTAATCAGAtgagaaattaaaatcaaaatagcAATCTCTCAGAGCTAGAAAGTCAATTTTTCTGGAAGATCTTTTTTTCGGCAACCACTtgaattcacaaataatttttcctagTGTGAAATGAGAATGTTTATAAATCATTAgtataataattcatatttaaaatatgatactCTAACATTGAAATAGATActctaacaaatttaaaatttctataataacATATGCCCTCTTTATTTACACAAacgtaaacaaaatatataatacaaattcTTCAGATTACAAAGTTACATATTTTAATGTACAAATACATAAAGAGATTAACTCATTTATTCGATCATGGAGCCTAGATTCTTTATTAATATCCAtcttatacataaatttaaaaatattaaactataACATAGAAATCAAGTTTCCGTCATCATTATTAcgtaagaattaatttttttttcgaacacATAGTACAACTTTTCCTTACAtgcaaaatataattcttttctttaatttaaaaatatagaaaaaacaaTACAGTTTAGCAATAGTATAACATAAACGATATGCCAATCATATTGGACTTGTAATAGGAGAAATATATTACATGAAAAGTGATCCAGTCACCTTAGCTTAATTCGATCCTgttggaaaaattattgaaaaaatacctaatgtttttcgaaaaatatattggaatggaaattaaaacatttaatcaTTACTTGCTGACTCATTTTGAAACAGTACTATATCAGCATCTACAATAGTCTCACTCAGCGTTTACTTttaagcaattaaataaaaacgtaATAGATCTCATATAGCACTCATAATCTCAAGTTGATCTTATTGCAACTTGTTTTCCCATAcgaaaatttctgtttttcAAAGTACGATAATCCAATAactaaataaactaaaatttcataacataactatgaaaatatccattgaaaaaagaactgaatttgaaattaattagttgatcATTTAGTGAAATCTATTATATGAAAACTTAATAGAGAAAACTTGCTACATCAAAAGTTAGTGGTTATAAACgtatcataataaaatgttactaaaaaataatattaaatggtGTTAAATAAAAGTGCGAACAATAatgatttcataaattttataacccCACAATATTTTGGGAcattacaatattcaaaattataaaaaaaatcatgcaatttttttttaacgttgaAGAATCGATAATGGTTTTCAAAAATGCTTCAAACATACTCAAATATGCATTTAATACTGAATATATCacgaaattaataatatccaACGAATGacttattcttaaaaaaattagatttcatAAATCTTGCGATTCAAATATCCTCATGGAGTACAatatgtattataaaattaactaactGTTAAGGAAATGAAGAAAACTGCATTtctattatgaaataatttcaatctGTTTCCCAACAATTCGTTTGTTTTATAACATATACGTTCTCCTCAATAAAAATTCGAACTGCAGGTCTAATAAATTGAGATTCCCGAATAAATACCAAATCATTTGAAGGAATTGCTTCAGCAATATATTGAGTGTTGAATGCATACCTGTTATGCTGTATGCgcttaataaaaataccaccGATTATTTCATTACCATTGTCAAATTGAACTACTGTAACTATAGTACCAAACATTCCATTGTCATCACAAATCGTAGAGTCACAAAACTTTAAGTCCTTCTTTGATTCACATACATATTTTactccatttaatttcatttttttatagcattTCATACTAATAGGCTTATAACCAACTCGACTTAATGCAGTGCGTTCATCATCAGTTGGTGAACGTGTTATTTGTTTTCCTAACCCAGTCAACCTATGTTTAATTCTACTACCCTTTTCAATCGGTATTTTAATTTGCttagcaataaattttttagtgtctGAAGATACTGTTTCATCATACAaagttgtaattaaaaatttttggagaaGAAAACGTATTGCAATTTGGTCAGTCTGAGCAAATGAACTAGTTACAAagtccataatttttttattccacgCCTCAAAAATGAATGCTTCATGTACCCAAATTGGACCCCAATTTCGTACAACTTTCACTAAATGTGTGAGTAAATGTATATTGGAAGTCATATTAACTATAccgaaatatttttgataaagtcttacatattttttcaacagtaTTTCACAACGGTCTAAATTTGCTGGTGTTATAGAATCACTATTTAGATAGTGGATAGCTTCTGATAAAAGTGCCAAGTGATTGACGTATTTCACAGGCAATACTTTCTGCAAGCATATCGGAGCATAATCCAACCAATTTCTCCATTCCGATGCTTTCCATTTTGGATAAGTAGATATAGGCCTTGGTTTTCGTGACCGACATGATGGAGGTTTAATACCTAATAAAAACTTAgctattaatttctttttggTAGGACCTCCAATGTAATATGGCTgtttctttttcttaatttttgattttgttaAAAGTATTCGAGTATGCCGCTGAATTACTCCGAGGAAGACAGCATGCATTGCTTCAACAACAACTCCTTTGCATATATCAAATGATGGTAAAGCCACTAAaggtgaaatattttttactccatGCTTCATCTCTCCGGTCTTACAAACATGAGTCATATCATCACGAAGCTCTGCATCAGTCCGTTCCTTCTTATAACATTGACTTAAAGGATACACAAATCTACCAGGTCCTAAGCTTTTACCACTAGCATAACACCATAAGCATCCATTTCTTCCATTATATTGTATCATGCCAGTTACTGACGCTCGAGCCGGAGCATCGAGACTACACGTGGTTACTATAAATTTCGATGTGACCTCTGATGTATCAGAAGGCTTCCATTTAATACCAGTAATATATAGTTCTTGCATTTCAGCTGTAAACggtcttaaaaaatttgtcattaaCGGATGCTGCATGTCGACGTAAACCGCTGCAAGAAGCATATGTTTTTTTCGCATATGCGGAGGTAGTTCGTTGATTTCTGCATAAACTGGCCATGCACTACAATTTGACGATTTAGCCGTTTGACAACCATCAGTATTGATTGTGAAAGAGAAATTGTACCatgtttctaaaaattttccagcCGAACACAAAGATCTATATTCTTGTCCATCATATATATCTTCATAAGCATCTGgatgtttttttattctgtggaatcgatattttaatgattcacTAATGCCTGGTATAGATAATAGTTCTCTGATTTGTGTTGTTAAGCTAATATATATGAAGTAACATAAATCAGATTCTAGTTTATCATCTGGTCCACAGGCTTTACAAGGACATTCCTTTAATAATTTGCCAGTTTCTTTACACTTTTCTCCTAAATATCCACGACATTTTCGGCAATAGTAGTGACGTGTTAAACAATCATCATTTCGGCCGAGACACTTCCAAAACTGTTCTTTATTTGTTGGTattgaattacaaaaatacaTCGATTTAAGCCACTTTAATTGATCAAGAGTTGCCTCAAAAGTTAAATGATGTCTAACCGACATTGCAATCACAGATAGTAAATGATCTTTGACATACATGTCGCGTTTCGCAATTAAGGGAACATTACGATCGGGTATATTGTTGACACTAACGAATGGAACGTGAACATTTTCATTATCTTCGTTACTTTGATTATTACCACTACCATCATTAcgattattatcatcatcatcatcatcatcatcatcatcatcatcatcatcatcatcatcatcatcatcatcatcatcatcatcatcatcattatcaacaTTGTCatgattattatcatcacCATCAATATCGACATCATCATTACCGCAAACTTcaatatcattatcatcacATTCTAAGTCATTATCGGCGTTATCAGAATTATCAGTATCGTCATTATCATTGTCATCAGCaacgtcatcatcatcactatCAGCaacgtcatcatcatcattatcagtAACGTCATCATCATCGTTATCAGctacattattatcatcatggTTGTCATGATTATTATGCTCATCACAATTATCATCGTGGTTATCattctgaaataaataaagagaacatgaattattactaattatattattattaatattagaaaatattatgTTATCTATTTTCGTTGTACGATGTTCCGTGAACTATAATCAATCGATTTGAAAGGCTCTGGAAATTGAAAAGGCTCTCTAAGATTTAGATTTGATCACAATTTTAAGCTAGTTTGTTAACTATTTAACGAATGTTGCAACagaaacaaacaaatatttcAAGTTATAATACTTTTGGTgcgtttaaataattgaaaatttaggaGCTGTGCGTGTATACTTTAATGAAAATCTGACAGTGTAAAGTAAGCCGTCagagataataaaatagtgtGTCTTATCAAGTTAACCCATTAGCGGCCCAGACCGTGACATACCCATAACAGAGGGTATACCCTACAAGCGCGTGCATCATTTAGCTAAATATAAACGTAAGATTCGCAACATAATATGCGCTACTACTTGAAATCAATAGAAGATTAGTTCGTGTAATagccaaaatattttcttcgtATAAGTAATTgactgtaaaaatttgaattttatattaatgcaTTGGTCGCAAAAGTTAAaggatatgaaaaaaattctgaattttGACAATTTTCGACAGGCTGTATCGTAACGAAATATGATCGTAGAGTACGAAAAATCCTTTTtatgataccagcatcaaaACTTCGAATTTTAGTGTCCCTACAGCCTGttgaaacaagttaatttcaatTCGATGCTAAAAACAACTGCTAGCGAATTCTTGATTCACAAATACCTTCATACAGAGGACATAAACACACGTGTTTCTTCCCTTGAGAAGAAACAACTATTTCTGCCTAGtgttagttatatttaatgttcatttgcagccttattactctcatttgtttacttgtcacttcagtttaattttttcactttgtaagtgacagttttaattaactcaataaaattacttaaaaatgagtgaaaataatatttttgtcatatttactattttataagTGACTGTAAATCACATATTTCTCATTCTCTAATAGTCCTCTGCATCATTGGctaaaaattaacttgtttcttacTGGCTGCCGACACTGAATCTAgaagttccaatgcaggtaatctTGAAAATTATAGTCTGAGACTCAGGATAATACACGATTTCAAactgcgggtgatgtcagccCTCACCTGCGGCTCGAGCAGCCAACCTCACCCTACTCTCAAATCATCCTGTTTCATctcttgtcacacaatatactattaaggaaaaatttaaaatgaagtgACAGTGAGTAAACTACCCGATGTTGCTAAAAGTCAGATTCTACGGTGACGCGGCCGGAGATCCGAAGACATTATATCCGCGACAATTGATCCTTGCGACAAATGATCCGCCGATAAAACATACTTACACACATTAGGGTGGGCCGAAATAcgctttttttgaattttaattattaatatcaaaaatatttttctttgaagaaaaaaaaaaatttcggacatcaaaagaaattttaggTTGATATGTTAGGCTCACCGAATCCCACTACAGATAAaagttgtttaaaattttttgtttttcaacttATTTTGATCGGaaattcaattctctacaaaaaaggtcctacaATAAAATTACGTAATATTGATAGTTACTGAGATTATTGCAATTtagctgtaaaaaaaatttttttcaagatattATCAGTTTTTCAgggtaaaatataaattgtatcatataaatttcatagaaaattaaattttttacaaaattggcctttcggtaaaattttgaaatttatatctacTCAGAAACTGGCAGTATCATGTCTCGATAGTCACATTTCTCGTTAGTTGGTGGCTGTCACTAAGAATCGCTATTATCTttgtaactttaaataaatttttatcaagtctgttttgtagaaaattgaatttcccgTGAAATTTATATgagaaaattcatatttatccCTGAAAAACTGAtaatatcttaaaaaatttcattttttagaaCGAAATTGCAATCATCTTAGTAACCATCAATTttacgtaattttattataggaccttttttgtggagaattaaatttccgatccaaataagttaaaaaaaaaaaatttttttacaacttcaAACTTTAGCGGGATTTGGTGAGCCTCAGAtgttaacttaaattttttttttgttttccgaaaataaatttttttttttttttttttttttttttttcaaataaaaatgtttttggtattaataatgaaaattccaaaaaagcGTGTTTTCGGCCCATCCTAacacatatataaatgtgaaaaatttgtgtgtgagtatattttttatgttacaaCCACacaaaattagtgaaaaaagGGCGTAATTCTTcacatttatatatgtgtGAGTTTATTTTATCGGCGGATCAATCGTCGCAAGGATCAATTGTCACGGATCTAATGTCGCAATTCCTCGTCAAAGTGTCCCAATTTAAATCTGATATGAAACAAAGTTAACCTAAAAAACACCTTGTCAggttttcatgaaaaattctgATTGCGGTATTGTACAAAAAAGTCtagaatacatttttatagggaatttaacgctctacataAAAGGTccgttatgatttttttcataaatccaTCAGTTctaaagttatttgagcttgaaattcaattgataatgaatttccagatctttttacttttccagccAAACTATCAGACGCATCGTAAAATATCGTAGAATCAtctttgttgaaaattttgtttcctACAAATCAACTtggataaagttttttcaaattctgcaTAACTTTCTACTTATTTCCATTTAAATGTCAAGCTatgaaaatcgatcagaacactattttcaacttcccgctaaggaaatcaaaaatttgcaaaatattcgggaagttattaatttcacCCTAATTTGcgaaaatcaagttttcatcagatgtcggcATTTTGAGGTTCAAAGAAGCTATTCTAACTGCTGGATTCTCTTTACAAAAATCAATCTTTAttccaatataaattttatttttatatttatctttactaaatattctgTTCGAAATATTATTTCGAACGGTGTTGCATTTAAGTCGtagcatatatatttaagttaagTTCAAAATGTGTATACGTTTACTAAAGGAAAAGAAAGCTAGTATGGATCAAATTTTATGACCTTAGGTACGTGGGTCGGTGAGAGATTGAGGCCCATGTTCCAAGTAAATACAAGGCAATAcgtttttcttcattttcactcatatatatatatatatatatatatatatatatatatatatatatatatatatatatatatattttgagctTAGACATCTTTGTTATACAAAAAGAGGAGAGGTCGTAAGACCTCtgtgttaaataatattaaaagaataagTTAGTCTAAGCTAAAATCTCTTGCGAGTGAAGACATACCATAGAGCgcgtattttaataaaaagaaataatttttaaaaaattgaaaaagcacgtatcttaacattttttccgactactttatatattaatgttcTAATCTAAGCCTATTGTCATTGGATTCCTTATTTTaatcactgacattgatttctgacTAATTACATTGACTATTTGAACATAATCatgaataaaacttttaagaaCGCTTGTTGATAAAGTATTTTCGATGACTTGGGTTTTTCAAGTTCGACATAAATCGTATTGTTTCCAAGTTTGAAAATATCTATGTAATTAAAGGTATTAggagtaaaaatattgaaaattacggTTTCGAGCACTTTGAACTCATAAATAGCGCGAAGTTTAGGGGCtacgaattttcaaattgtttttaaggGCTTAACATTAAAATAGACTTAAGTAGAAAGTTATgcagaattcaaaaaaactttatctcACTGGAAAAGTAAAAGGACCTTGAAATTCAGTACAAATTTgtcttcgagctcaaaaaaatttcaaacagatGGATTCATCGAAATACCATAGGAAACCTTTAttgtagagcgtttaattctctacaaaaattaatcctgggctttttttttgtacaatacACCAAtaccgaaatataaaattctaagttttaaatgtttttcccattttatttaaatgggaaatacAGTACTTCATCTTAATGTTGAGGGCTCAAATTTTTAGAGGcgactttttttatctcattcaatttatattcggttgtctcaaaaaataaaaaataaaattttttccaagtctCATAATCTATACTTTCTTTGGGACCCACAAAAAAATCCTCCTAAGAAATTCGATAGATAGGGTAAATACACCAATAGATAGACACCCCCCCCCCAACAGATGgacgaatattattttaataaccgattaaataaaattaacagatgaaaatgtaacaaaattaatttttttttaactatatatatttctgatgctagaaaataatttttttttcatttaatgtatgttataatcataaaaaaaattatttttatttgacgtGACGACGTTTTGCTTCAAAAGCGCCACCACCACTAAGCATATGCTAGACAACCGgtaaactatatttattataactaacatacataaataatataataagataTGTTTATGTGATTGTGTTCGTAtttcattaacaattttattaattttacaattaactcataaattcaaagatatttaagaaaatttgcCGTCCATGTTTTGGAGACAAAGTTCTAACCATAACCCAATAGATGGACGTTGAATTTATCtggtaaattttcaatttttttttcttttatatttaaatgaaattgtttgttaacataaactcatttatttatttattttttaatataaattaaatgtaagtaaaataattaataatttataaatatttcccttattaagaaaaattatttaacccatgctaagtgtatatctatatattagacaattcaaattgttttgaatcatttaaaatagtttttctcgatcaacaATTAtgaagtattaattaatattatgtaatatatcatcatatattttgCATTAGCCAGTATGGAAGAGTGAGACATTTTTaaagacaataataaaaataccacatatatttcgaaaattattatctcacatttgttttttaatggATAGTATTAAACACAAActgttatataaaaaattaaataattctttatatacattataagATGAAAATACAATTTGCAAGAAGCGTCCATCTACTGGTATTGACTGTCTATTGGAGATTTTGTTCATCTACTGAGAATTTGgactttttcttaaatttctcttttttgtaattaaccACTACGTTATACaaagttttcattatttttttctagttaattaaacatttttgtataagtataattcattttattataacttatttatattttattagtttattttgaTTAGAAAACATGAGTCTGCTTAACCGTCCATCTATTCGTGCGTTTACCCTATCTACAAAATAGTAGTGGCGCTTAAAAAGTTCATtctccatttaaaataaacgtaacaaaattttttttttttttaattatcctgaggatgaaaaaaatctatttttagattgatagaaaaaaaaattaataataaaatccaataaaaaatagagaaaacaAGATTTTTACTTTTGCTCTTTagcaattattgattttttaaggcctaaaataattaaaatccgtaacgattaatttttttttatctgtatcAAGAagtcgataaaataaattttccaaaaaagttttcaagttctagtttcgaaaaaaaagaaaaatcgtaTATTACTCACCTAGGGacgtaaagtaagaaatgtctcagatcacatgtaattgttggccgaggttAAGCCGAGGTCATgaaacatgtgatctgaggctttattatttagttcCCGAggagtgtatactatttttcgcGTCGACGGaggcagaaaaaataaaaacagtaattacacaaaaaaaattattttttcttgaaatttgaaggctaaataaatcaaaattggaaaatttcgatcgtaaagcgcactctgatgcttcgcatc is a window from the Microplitis demolitor isolate Queensland-Clemson2020A chromosome 4, iyMicDemo2.1a, whole genome shotgun sequence genome containing:
- the LOC128667554 gene encoding uncharacterized protein LOC128667554, whose product is MKRVLSDSRTAVYRRSKRKLLNLLTAVSPSECPPIPQSYFPHENDNHDDNCDEHNNHDNHDDNNVADNDDDDVTDNDDDDVADSDDDDVADDNDNDDTDNSDNADNDLECDDNDIEVCGNDDVDIDGDDNNHDNVDNDDDDDDDDDDDDDDDDDDDDDDDDDDDNNRNDGSGNNQSNEDNENVHVPFVSVNNIPDRNVPLIAKRDMYVKDHLLSVIAMSVRHHLTFEATLDQLKWLKSMYFCNSIPTNKEQFWKCLGRNDDCLTRHYYCRKCRGYLGEKCKETGKLLKECPCKACGPDDKLESDLCYFIYISLTTQIRELLSIPGISESLKYRFHRIKKHPDAYEDIYDGQEYRSLCSAGKFLETWYNFSFTINTDGCQTAKSSNCSAWPVYAEINELPPHMRKKHMLLAAVYVDMQHPLMTNFLRPFTAEMQELYITGIKWKPSDTSEVTSKFIVTTCSLDAPARASVTGMIQYNGRNGCLWCYASGKSLGPGRFVYPLSQCYKKERTDAELRDDMTHVCKTGEMKHGVKNISPLVALPSFDICKGVVVEAMHAVFLGVIQRHTRILLTKSKIKKKKQPYYIGGPTKKKLIAKFLLGIKPPSCRSRKPRPISTYPKWKASEWRNWLDYAPICLQKVLPVKYVNHLALLSEAIHYLNSDSITPANLDRCEILLKKYVRLYQKYFGIVNMTSNIHLLTHLVKVVRNWGPIWVHEAFIFEAWNKKIMDFVTSSFAQTDQIAIRFLLQKFLITTLYDETVSSDTKKFIAKQIKIPIEKGSRIKHRLTGLGKQITRSPTDDERTALSRVGYKPISMKCYKKMKLNGVKYVCESKKDLKFCDSTICDDNGMFGTIVTVVQFDNGNEIIGGIFIKRIQHNRYAFNTQYIAEAIPSNDLVFIRESQFIRPAVRIFIEENVYVIKQTNCWETD